The genomic region CACCATATTTTCTTACCAGATTGGCAAACATATCCCATTGCCCGCCGTCTCCAAGCGGATCGGTCAGCAAGAAAGCAACAGTTCTGCCGGACAAAGGCTCTTCCAAGGTCTCTATGATATTTTCCAAGAAATAATTGGATTTCTCCAATTTGTCATAGAACAAAGGATAGGATTGCGAAAGCTCGAAATTTTCAATATTGAGTTTCTTCATCACTTCTATCCGCATGACATTCAATGCAGAAAACATCCAGCATCTGCCTGATTTTTTCTGATTCGTTACTTTTCCAGCTTCAATCTGAGTTGAAAACTCATGTACTGCAGCGGCTTCATCCCCCTTGACAAGGCAAGTCGGAAAAATGCCATTGTTGACTGTAGCATGCATCAATGCTCGATTTTTCTTCATATCTTCAAACGCTGACTCAAATGAAGCCAGGTTTTCTGTAGCAATTGCTCTCACTATGATTCTCCTTTGCAGGTAGGCTGTATCCTATGCTACTGACACAATAATTCTGATTGCCATCAATTGCAAGCAAGCCATACTTCCGTCACTCCTCTGGAAGCAAAGAAAGAAATACGATATAGTCATGAGAGTCGGGAATGAAGTTCTCCCTTGGCATAGCCAGAAACGCAGCTGCTGATGACTTCTGAATACTACAGAAAGGATTTTGTACATGAAAAGATATCTGTTAATCGGATGCGGCGGTTTCCTGGGAGCTTTTTGTCGTGGCGCTGTCAAAAGTTTGGATTGGCCAGCAACTTTCGGCTCTTTCCCTTTGGCAACGTTGCTTATCAATCTGAGTGGTTCGTTTATTCTGGCCTTCATCCTGACGGTCACCCTTGAACTATGGCAGGCCGATCCAGATTTTCGCAATGCACTGACTGTCGGCTTCTGCGGTTCATTCACTACATTTTCAACATTTACGAAAGAGTTGTTCCATTTGTTGTCCCTAGGAAAATTGGTACAGGCAGGTCTTTAT from Spirochaetia bacterium harbors:
- a CDS encoding CrcB family protein; amino-acid sequence: MKRYLLIGCGGFLGAFCRGAVKSLDWPATFGSFPLATLLINLSGSFILAFILTVTLELWQADPDFRNALTVGFCGSFTTFSTFTKELFHLLSLGKLVQAGLYLGLSIAIGLLMSLAGIYLANLLAERHVEKPRMLEKEAKE